The Thermosynechococcus sp. CL-1 genomic interval ATAGCCACATAGTTGGTGGAAATGTAGCCTGCACCGGTATCAAGGGCTTCACGGTGGGTAATGGCAAAGGCAACTCGCCCCATGACACGGCTGACATAGACAATTTGATTGTCCCGCACCTTGTAGTTCGACCCCATGGCGTCACCGCTAACGAGGATTTCCACTGCCCCACTGGCGTCGGTTTCCCCAGCTTGGAAGGTGTTTTTGCCGTGGGCGGCTTCAAAACGGTTGCGCTTGCGATGGACAATCACATCCCGCAATTGGTTGTAGAGGGATTCGCGGACTTGTTCGTCTTCTATGCCACTCACTTCAACGGCGTAGTCGCGGCTAACTTTTACCTGCCCTTGGTAGGTGCGATCGCCCTCAATGAGCGTGACCTTGGCCGTAAAGCCGGGAAAATTCTCATCCCATGTGTAACGATTTTCGTAGGCAGCGCGAAAGAGCGCCTCAGCATCAAGAGCCTGTGTCGCTGGCATGGGGGCATCCTCAGTAACAGTCACATTGTTTTAAGATAACTCAATTTTCTGACCCCTTGACGACCACGTATATCTAGTGTTCACTAGGGTTAAATCATTGCGCACTACACTAGATGTATAACCCCTAGGGGGTCGTTCTCCTTTTTAACTGGACAGGAACACGATGGTGGCACAACTCGCGGTTTCCGTTTCTGAGGCAGGCTTGCCCCTAACCTATGGTATTGAGGGAGTGGTGCAGGTGTTTACCTGTCCGCAGCGACACTTTTTCACCACGGTCATGGCGCAGGCGTTGCGGGTTGCTGCCCAGGGCAGTGGTGTCCTGATTGTGCAATTCCTCAAGGGGGGGATTCAAACGGGAATCGCGCATCCGATTCAGTTGGGTCAGCATCTCACGTGGTGGCGACCGGCGCTGCAACGCTGTTTAGGCCAAGGAGATTCGATCACTGCCGAAGAAAAAGCCGCAGTGCGTGAGCTATGGCAGCATCTGCAAACCACGGTGCAAGGGGGACAGCATCGCTTGGTGGTCTTAGATGAGGTAAGTGTGGCCATTCAACTGGG includes:
- a CDS encoding DUF3386 domain-containing protein — its product is MPATQALDAEALFRAAYENRYTWDENFPGFTAKVTLIEGDRTYQGQVKVSRDYAVEVSGIEDEQVRESLYNQLRDVIVHRKRNRFEAAHGKNTFQAGETDASGAVEILVSGDAMGSNYKVRDNQIVYVSRVMGRVAFAITHREALDTGAGYISTNYVAIFRNPQTNEVLRQMEFEDTYVPVGNYYLMSRQVVRTHENGQTSTFEIRFDDLQLLDD
- a CDS encoding P-loop NTPase family protein gives rise to the protein MVAQLAVSVSEAGLPLTYGIEGVVQVFTCPQRHFFTTVMAQALRVAAQGSGVLIVQFLKGGIQTGIAHPIQLGQHLTWWRPALQRCLGQGDSITAEEKAAVRELWQHLQTTVQGGQHRLVVLDEVSVAIQLGVLTEAEVLDFLQNRPRTLDVMLTGPEMPESLLAIADQITQLRRLI